CTCGAAAAGTGGGCACGACCGATTCATGATGGAATCAGTCGTGGACAGGAAGAACTCGCGCTCATCTATCGTTCGGACACATTCGGCAACGAATTACTCGATGTCGAAGGAATGACTGCGTCCTACACGCGGAAGTTTGGTAAAATAAAAGAAAATGAAATCCGAAGAGGGGTTACGTTGTTTGGACCACATCGTGATGACTTTGAGATGGAAGTCAATGGACGAAACGTCCAAACGTATGGTTCACAAGGACAACAACGAACTGCAGCCCTGTCGTTAAAGCTTGCGGAGATCGAATTGATTCACGAGGAAGTGGGGGAATATCCGCTTCTTCTACTCGACGATGTCTTATCCGAGCTTGATGATCATCGTCAGACACATTTGCTCGATACGATGCAACAAAAGGTCCAGACGATTCTAACGACGACAAGTGTCGATGGGATTGCGCATGAAACGATCAACCAAGCGAAGTTGTTCCACGTGAAACAAGGGACGGTCGATTTGGAAGAGACATCATATAAAGAAACAGTAGGTGAGAAAACCGATGAGTAATCATGAAGATATGGAATTGGAACAAGGGTACGGTGCCAATCAGATTCAAGTACTTGAAGGATTAGAAGCAGTACGTAAACGTCCAGGGATGTATATCGGTTCGACGGCATCAAAAGGTCTCCATCACCTCGTATGGGAGATCGTCGATAACTCGATCGATGAAGCGCTCGCTGGCTACTGTGACACGATCAAGGTCACGATTGAACCAGGGAACTCGATTTTAGTCGAAGATAACGGACGTGGTATTCCAGTCGACATTCAAGAGAAGATGGGTCGTCCAGCCGTTGAGGTCATCCTGACAGTCCTTCACGCTGGTGGTAAGTTCGGTGGCGGCGGATATAAAGTATCCGGTGGACTACACGGTGTTGGGGCTTCGGTCGTTAACGCATTGTCGACGAAACTCGAAGTCTTCGTCAAACGGAATGAAAAGCTGTATTACCAAGCGTATCATCGCGGTGTACCAGCGCAAGACCTCGAAGTGATTGGAACGTCAGAAGAGACAGGAACGACGATTCGTTTCTTCCCAGATGCTGAAATTTTCCAAGAGACGCTCGAGTATGACTATGATTTACTCGCGACACGTCTGCGGGAACTTGCTTTCTTGAACAAAGGCTTGAAGATCATCATCACAGACGATCGTGCGGATGAGCCGATGACACGTAGCTTCCACTACGAAGGTGGGATTAAATCTTACGTCGAACATTTGAATCGTTCGAAAGAAGTCGTTCACGCGGAACCAGTCTACGTACACGGAACAAAGGACGGGATCGAAGTCGAAGTTGCACTTCAGTACAACGACGGATTTGCGTCAAACATCTACTCGTTCACGAACAACATCCCGACGCATGAGGGTGGTACGCACGAGACAGGCTTCAAGACGGCTCTGACACGCGTCATCAATGATTACGCGAAGAAGTTTGGTCTGATGAAGGATGCAGACGGTACGTTATCTGGTGAAGACGTGCGTGAAGGAATGACCGCGATTGTTTCCGTCAAACACCCGAACCCACAGTTCGAAGGACAGACGAAGACAAAACTCGGTAACTCTGACGCGCGTACGGTGACGGATTCGCTCTTCTCTGGTGCATTTGAGCAGTTCATGCTCGAGAACCCGACGAGCGCACGCGCAATCGTCGAAAAAGGAATGATGGCGTCGCGCGCTCGTATGGCAGCAAAACGAGCACGTGAACTAACACGTCGTAAAGGTGTTCTCGAAGTGAGTTCATTACCAGGTAAACTGGCGGACTGTTCGTCACGTGATGCATCAATTTCCGAGTTGTACATCGTTGAGGGTGACTCAGCGGGTGGTTCTGCGAAATCAGGACGCGATCGTCATTTCCAAGCGATCTTACCGATTCGCGGTAAAATCTTGAACGTTGAGAAAGCACGTCTTGATAAGATTCTCGGTAGCAATGAGATTCGGACGATCATCACGGCACTCGGAACAAGTATTGGTTCTGAGTTCAATATCGAAAAAGCACGCTATCACAAAGTCATCATCATGACCGATGCCGATGTCGATGGTGCCCACATCCGGACACTCTTGTTGACGTTCTTCTATCGTTACATGCGTCCGCTTGTCGAGCATGGCTATGTCTATATCGCTCAGCCACCGCTATACGGTATCAAGCAAGGAAAGAACATCACGTATGTGCATAACGAACGTGAGTTAACAGAGGCGCTTGCAGCACTTCCTGAAAACGCACGGTACGACATTCAGCGCTATAAAGGTCTTGGAGAGATGGATCCTGAGCAACTTTGGGAAACAACGATGGATCCAAGTGGTCGTCAAATGTTGCGTGTCGAGCTTCAAGATGCAATCGAAGCAGATGAAGTCTTTGATATCTTGATGGGAGATCAAGTCGAACCACGACGCGACTTCATTCAATCACACGCGCATTACGTCAAGAACCTGGATATTTAACGCTGAACAGAGAGGGTGGCCAGAAGCATGTCCGAACAAAATCACGGAATCATCAAGGATATTAATATCAGTCAAGAGATGCGTACGTCCTTCATGGACTACGCGATGAGCGTTATCGTCGCACGTGCTCTTCCGGACGTACGGGACGGCTTAAAACCCGGACACCGCCGGATTCTCTATGCGATGAACGACCTCGGTATTCGTGCCGATAAACCACATAAAAAGTCTGCCCGTATCGTCGGGGAAGTCATCGGTAAGTATCACCCACACGGGGATTCTGCTGTGTATGACACGATGGTCCGCATGGCGCAAGACTTCAGCTACCGCTATGAGCTTGTCGATGGACACGGAAACTTTGGTTCTGTCGATGGTGACTCAGCGGCTGCAATGCGATATACGGAAGCCCGTATGTCTAAAATCGCAATGGAAATCGTTCGCGATATCAATAAAAACACAGTTGATTTCAAAGATAACTACGATGGTTCAGAAAGAGAACCAGAAGTCTTACCGTCACGTTTCCCGAACTTACTCGTCAACGGTTCGAGCGGGATCGCGGTCGGGATGGCAACGAACATTCCACCGCATCAGCTTGGCGAAGTAATCGATGGTGTTCTAGCACTGTCTCACGACCCAGAAATCACGATCCAAGAATTAATGCAGCACATTCCGGGACCCGATTTCCCGACAGCTGGTGAGATTCTTGGTCGAAGCGGAATCCGCCGGGCCTATGAAACTGGACGTGGTTCGATCATCGTTCGTGCGAAGGCTGAAATCGAACAGACGAAAAAAGATCGCGAACGAATCATCGTGACGGAGTTGCCTTACCAAGTCAACAAAGCACGTCTCGTTGAAAAGATTGCCGATCTCGTCCGTGAGAAAAAGATCGAGGGAATCACGGATTTACGCGATGAGTCAGATCGCCGTGGTATGCGGATCGTCATGGAGATTCGTCGTGATGCGAATGCAAGCGTCATTTTAAACAACTTGTACAAGCAGACATCGATGCAAACGACATTTGGTGTCAACATGCTAGCGATCGTCGGCGGACGTCCGAAAACATTGACGCTCAAGGAAATGCTCTATCACTACCTCGAGCATCAAAAAGAAATCGTTCGTCGTCGGACACAGTTCGATCTCGAAAAAGCTGAAGCACGTGAGCATTTACTCGCTGGTCTACGGATTGCACTCGATCATTTGGATGAAGTCATTCAAATCATCCGCGGTAACCGGACAGCGGACGCAGCACGTGAACAGTTGATGGAGCGTTTTGCATTATCTGAGAAACAATCACAAGCGATTCTCGATATGCGTCTGCAACGCCTGACAGGTCTTGAACGCGAGAAGATTGAAGCAGAATATGACGAAATCATGCAATTGATCGCGGAACTCAACCGCATCCTTGCGAGTGAGGAAGTCTTGCTTGATTTGATCCGGACAGAACTTGAGGAGTTGAAGGAACGTTTCAACGACGAACGTCGGACAGAAATCCGTATGGATCATATTGAATTCGAAGATGAAGACTTGATTCCGGAACAGGATATCATCATCACGTTGACAAGCAGTGGCTACATCAAGCGGATGACGACAGATTCGTACCGGACACAACGCCGCGGTGGACGTGGCGTTCAAGGAATCGGAACGAACGATGAAGATTACGTCACGCGTCTCTTGTCTTGTTCGACGCATGATACGATCTTATTCTTTACGAACCGTGGGAAAGTCTACCGGATTCGTGGATATGAAGTGCCAGAGATGAGCCGGACATCAAAAGGTGTACCGATCATCAACCTCATCCAAATTGAACGCGATGAAAAGGTCGAGACGATGATTCCAGTCAACTTCAAGCGTTACCTCGAAGAGCAACAAGCTGTTGAAGCACCTGTCGAGGTGATTGAAGGGGAGATTGAAGAGACAGAAGAAGCGCTCGAAACAGAAGAAGTCGTTCAAGATGAGCAAAAATCATTGATCTTCATGACACGTAAAGGACGCGTTAAACGTTCACCGTTATCTGCGTACGCACGGATCAATAAAAATGGTTTGATCGCGATTCGGTTGTTTGAAGACGACGAGTTGACATCGGTTCGTCTCGCATCGACGGATGATGAAGTCTTTGCTGTTTCAACAAGCGGTAAAGCTATTCGTTTCCCAATCACGAATGTCCGCTCGATGGGACGTGGCGCTCGTGGTGTCAAAGCGATGACGTTACGCCCAGACGATTTCGTCGTCGGGATGGAACTCGCACGTGATGCACAAGATGTTCTTGTCATTACGGAAAAAGGATTCGGGAAACGAACACCGATGACAGAGTTCCGTAGCCAGTCTCGTGGTGGTAAAGGATTGATCGCGAGTAAGGTGACGGAGCGCGTCGGTCAAATCGTTGCCATGCGAATCGTTGATGTCGACGATGACATCATGATCATGACAGAGAGCGGTATCGTCATTCGGACAGACTCGCAATACATTTCACGTGTCGGCCGGAATACCCAAGGGGTGAAGGTCATTCGAATTGAAGAAGGTGACCGTGTTGCAACGGTTGCGAAACTGAAACGAGAAGAGACTGATGAAATGGAAGACGATGCAGATCTTGTGTCAGAAGAGAATGAAGTCGTATTGGATGCTTCAGAAGAAGCAGAAGAGTAAGCAAGACGTCAGTAAGGAAACAGCAGAGTGATGCCACTCTGCTGTTTTTATCTACATATATAGAAAGAAAAGAAAGGAACGAAGCGATATGCGAGTGGCAAGTGACCAATTACGCATCGGGGATCGTTTGACTGAATCCATCTACTTACATACGGATCATCCGATCGTAGAAGCAGGAAAGAAGATAGGAACTGATGAGTTACGACGCATTCAACGTTTTTTGATCAAGGAAGTCGTCATTGAGGATCGACCGGATCTTGTAGAAGGTGAAGAGGTTCAGATGGAAGCAGTTGAAGCTCATACGGAACATCCCTTTGAAGAATTCATTCGCTCTTACAATAAAGTCTTCATGTCATGGGAACAAGGAATGAAGCCGAATGTGTATGAAGCATTGAGTTGGGTCAAACAATCCGTTCCGGAAAAGATTACGAGACAGGATGTTTTACCGTTCTTCCTCGAGCGGGGAACGGAAGCTTACACAGTTCGGCATGCCATCTATCGAGGGGCAGTTGCCCAAATGCTTGCCGAAGCAGTCGGAAAAGAACGAAAAATGATCCATGAGCTGTGGACGGCATCCTATTTTGCAGATTACGGATTAGCGCGAATCATGGAATGGCGCCATACGAAACGGTATGAAGCGATGCAACAAGAAATTTTTCAACGTCACCCAGCAATGGCATATCAAGCGTTGCAAAAGGAGACGATCATCTCCGATACAGTGAACCGTTTGATTGTTCAACATCACGAACGGTTAGATGGAACAGGTTACCCTTTAAAGGTAAAGGGAGATAAGATTGCAGATCATACACGCTTATTCATTGTAGCAGACGTCTTTGCTGCCATGACGAGTTGGCGTCCATATCGAGAAGCTTATACACCGTTTGATGCATACCGTCATTTAAAAGCACGACCAATGCAATATTGTTCGAAGTATGTATTGTTACTCGGGCAGTTGCTTCTACCAATCGAAGTCGGTGATCGTGTACTGATGAGTAATGGAAAAATTGCAACGATCGCTCGTAAGAATCCGGTTTTTGATCGACCTGTCATTTCTTATGAAGAACAAGGACGGATGATGATCGTTGATTTAATGGAAGAACGGCAATATAGTATTATTCAGTTAATGGATTGAAGATGGAATTAGTAGCCTCTTGAGCCGGTATAATAAGGTTGAAGAGGCTTTCTCATGATTTTAAAAACAATTTTAAAATAAGTGTTGCACAATAATAAAACGCATGATATATTATTACATGTCCTTAACAACGACGAGCGCTTGAAATAAACGAGAAAAACAATTTCAAAAAAGTTGTTGACTTCTTGTTTCAGACTTGGTATTCTAATTGAGTCGCCAAAACAGGCGCGGACGAACTTTGAAAACTGAACGATGAGGCAAAAAACGTATTCTACGGAATACAAAAATGAATGAAGCGCAAGCTTCGTCAATCGTGACTTCGGTCACACAACGAGCAAGTCAAACACTTCATGGAGAGTTTGATCCTGGCTCAGGACGAACGCTGGCGGCGTGCCTAATACATGCAAGTCGAGCGCAGGAAGCTGACGGAACTCTTCGGAGGGAAGGCAGTGGAATGAGCGGCGGACGGGTGAGTAACACGTAAGGAACCTGCCTCAAGGATTGGGATAACTCCGAGAAATCGGAGCTAATACCGGATAGTTCAACGGACCGCATGGTCCGCTGATGAAAGGCGCTCCGGCGTCACCTTGAGATGGCCTTGCGGTGCATTAGCTAGTTGGTGGGGTAACGGCCCACCAAGGCGACGATGCATAGCCGACCTGAGAGGGTGATCGGCCACACTGGGACTGAGACACGGCCCAGACTCCTACGGGAGGCAGCAGTAGGGAATCTTCCACAATGGACGAAAGTCTGATGGAGCAACGCCGCGTGAGTGATGAAGGTTTTCGGATCGTAAAACTCTGTTGTAAGGGAAGAACACGTACGAGAGGTAATGCTCGTACCTTGACGGTACCTTACGAGAAAGCCACGGCTAACTACGTGCCAGCAGCCGCGGTAATACGTAGGTGGCAAGCGTTGTCCGGAATTATTGGGCGTAAAGCGCGCGCAGGCGGCCTTTTAAGTCTGATGTGAAAGCCCCCGGCTCAACCGGGGAGGGCCATTGGAAACTGGAAGGCTTGAGTACAGAAGAGAAGAGTGGAATTCCACGTGTAGCGGTGAAATGCGTAGAGATGTGGAGGAACACCAGTGGCGAAGGCGACTCTTTGGTCTGTAACTGACGCTGAGGCGCGAAAGCGTGGGGAGCAAACAGGATTAGATACCCTGGTAGTCCACGCCGTAAACGATGAGTGCTAGGTGTTGGGGGGTTTCCGCCCCTCAGTGCTGAAGCTAACGCATTAAGCACTCCGCCTGGGGAGTACGGCCGCAAGGCTGAAACTCAAAGGAATTGACGGGGACCCGCACAAGCGGTGGAGCATGTGGTTTAATTCGAAGCAACGCGAAGAACCTTACCAACTCTTGACATCCCATTGACCGCTTGAGAGATCAAGTTTTCCCTTCGGGGACAATGGTGACAGGTGGTGCATGGTTGTCGTCAGCTCGTGTCGTGAGATGTTGGGTTAAGTCCCGCAACGAGCGCAACCCCTATCCTTAGTTGCCAGCATTTAGTTGGGCACTCTAGGGAGACTGCCGGTGACAAACCGGAGGAAGGTGGGGATGACGTCAAATCATCATGCCCCTTATGAGTTGGGCTACACACGTGCTACAATGGACGGTACAAAGGGCAGCGAGACCGCGAGGTGGAGCCAATCCCATAAAGCCGTTCCCAGTTCGGATTGCAGGCTGCAACTCGCCTGCATGAAGTCGGAATCGCTAGTAATCGCAGGTCAGCATACTGCGGTGAATACGTTCCCGGGTCTTGTACACACCGCCCGTCACACCACGAGAGTTTGCAACACCCGAAGCCGGTGAGGTAACCGCAAGGAGCCAGCCGTCGAAGGTGGGGTAGATGATTGGGGTGAAGTCGTAACAAGGTAGCCGTATCGGAAGGTGCGGCTGGATCACCTCCTTTCTAAGGAAAACGTCCCTTACGGGACATGCCCATCGTTCAGTTTTGAGAGCTCGTCTCTCACGTCTCGAAAGAGACACTCGCACCTTGAAAACTGAAGACATCAACAAGACATCAAACTTTTTATAAC
This window of the Exiguobacterium acetylicum genome carries:
- the gyrA gene encoding DNA gyrase subunit A, which translates into the protein MSEQNHGIIKDINISQEMRTSFMDYAMSVIVARALPDVRDGLKPGHRRILYAMNDLGIRADKPHKKSARIVGEVIGKYHPHGDSAVYDTMVRMAQDFSYRYELVDGHGNFGSVDGDSAAAMRYTEARMSKIAMEIVRDINKNTVDFKDNYDGSEREPEVLPSRFPNLLVNGSSGIAVGMATNIPPHQLGEVIDGVLALSHDPEITIQELMQHIPGPDFPTAGEILGRSGIRRAYETGRGSIIVRAKAEIEQTKKDRERIIVTELPYQVNKARLVEKIADLVREKKIEGITDLRDESDRRGMRIVMEIRRDANASVILNNLYKQTSMQTTFGVNMLAIVGGRPKTLTLKEMLYHYLEHQKEIVRRRTQFDLEKAEAREHLLAGLRIALDHLDEVIQIIRGNRTADAAREQLMERFALSEKQSQAILDMRLQRLTGLEREKIEAEYDEIMQLIAELNRILASEEVLLDLIRTELEELKERFNDERRTEIRMDHIEFEDEDLIPEQDIIITLTSSGYIKRMTTDSYRTQRRGGRGVQGIGTNDEDYVTRLLSCSTHDTILFFTNRGKVYRIRGYEVPEMSRTSKGVPIINLIQIERDEKVETMIPVNFKRYLEEQQAVEAPVEVIEGEIEETEEALETEEVVQDEQKSLIFMTRKGRVKRSPLSAYARINKNGLIAIRLFEDDELTSVRLASTDDEVFAVSTSGKAIRFPITNVRSMGRGARGVKAMTLRPDDFVVGMELARDAQDVLVITEKGFGKRTPMTEFRSQSRGGKGLIASKVTERVGQIVAMRIVDVDDDIMIMTESGIVIRTDSQYISRVGRNTQGVKVIRIEEGDRVATVAKLKREETDEMEDDADLVSEENEVVLDASEEAEE
- the gyrB gene encoding DNA topoisomerase (ATP-hydrolyzing) subunit B — its product is MELEQGYGANQIQVLEGLEAVRKRPGMYIGSTASKGLHHLVWEIVDNSIDEALAGYCDTIKVTIEPGNSILVEDNGRGIPVDIQEKMGRPAVEVILTVLHAGGKFGGGGYKVSGGLHGVGASVVNALSTKLEVFVKRNEKLYYQAYHRGVPAQDLEVIGTSEETGTTIRFFPDAEIFQETLEYDYDLLATRLRELAFLNKGLKIIITDDRADEPMTRSFHYEGGIKSYVEHLNRSKEVVHAEPVYVHGTKDGIEVEVALQYNDGFASNIYSFTNNIPTHEGGTHETGFKTALTRVINDYAKKFGLMKDADGTLSGEDVREGMTAIVSVKHPNPQFEGQTKTKLGNSDARTVTDSLFSGAFEQFMLENPTSARAIVEKGMMASRARMAAKRARELTRRKGVLEVSSLPGKLADCSSRDASISELYIVEGDSAGGSAKSGRDRHFQAILPIRGKILNVEKARLDKILGSNEIRTIITALGTSIGSEFNIEKARYHKVIIMTDADVDGAHIRTLLLTFFYRYMRPLVEHGYVYIAQPPLYGIKQGKNITYVHNERELTEALAALPENARYDIQRYKGLGEMDPEQLWETTMDPSGRQMLRVELQDAIEADEVFDILMGDQVEPRRDFIQSHAHYVKNLDI
- a CDS encoding HD-GYP domain-containing protein, whose translation is MRVASDQLRIGDRLTESIYLHTDHPIVEAGKKIGTDELRRIQRFLIKEVVIEDRPDLVEGEEVQMEAVEAHTEHPFEEFIRSYNKVFMSWEQGMKPNVYEALSWVKQSVPEKITRQDVLPFFLERGTEAYTVRHAIYRGAVAQMLAEAVGKERKMIHELWTASYFADYGLARIMEWRHTKRYEAMQQEIFQRHPAMAYQALQKETIISDTVNRLIVQHHERLDGTGYPLKVKGDKIADHTRLFIVADVFAAMTSWRPYREAYTPFDAYRHLKARPMQYCSKYVLLLGQLLLPIEVGDRVLMSNGKIATIARKNPVFDRPVISYEEQGRMMIVDLMEERQYSIIQLMD